A single region of the Ziziphus jujuba cultivar Dongzao chromosome 10, ASM3175591v1 genome encodes:
- the LOC107410570 gene encoding uncharacterized protein LOC107410570 gives MASSSKSKPIAYHSEEEAAKKSAKKQFPSHTRYVAFVVLAIVVVMSVAVGIIWAVVKPRRPYVVVENGYIIKGTRNISDDNTTLSGLFSFECRFYNRNKKATIYFDTLNASSRFSDKTEELESLDNGFTLEPDYSMPINFKFRAEFWSIYGFMPNYQKQGRIVLVILFNAKIRFGFASWKSLPRSINIDCSNLVVFTGQTFKPTVCKVDY, from the coding sequence ATGGCTTCCAGTTCCAAGTCTAAGCCCATAGCCTATCACAGTGAAGAAGAAGCAGCGAAAAAATCGGCGAAGAAGCAGTTTCCATCGCACACGAGGTACGTAGCTTTTGTGGTTCTAGCCATAGTTGTGGTGATGAGTGTAGCCGTGGGGATTATTTGGGCAGTGGTCAAACCCAGACGTCCATATGTTGTTGTTGAAAATGGTTATATTATAAAGGGGACTCGCAACATTTCTGATGATAACACTACTCTCTCTGGCTTGTTCAGTTTCGAGTGTAGGTTCTATAATCGCAACAAAAAGGCCACTATATACTTTGATACTTTGAATGCTTCTTCTAGGTTCAGTGATAAAACAGAGGAACTTGAAAGTCTAGACAATGGCTTTACTCTAGAACCTGACTATTCGATgcctataaatttcaaatttagagCTGAATTCTGGTCCATTTATGGTTTTATGCCAAATTACCAAAAGCAGGGCCGTATTGTACTAGTTATCTTGTTCAATGCAAAGATAAGGTTTGGTTTTGCAAGTTGGAAGTCTCTGCCTCGCTCTATAAACATTGACTGTTCCAATTTAGTGGTCTTCACTGGTCAAACTTTTAAACCCACTGTATGCAAGGTTGATTATTAA